In the genome of Segatella copri, one region contains:
- the dnaG gene encoding DNA primase produces the protein MIDKPTIARIMDSTKIEEVVSEFVTLKKRGINYVGLCPFHNDSHPSFSVSPTRGICHCFTCGKGGNAVNFLMELEQMTYPDALRWLAKKYNIEIQEREMTSEEKQRESERESMFIVNDWAAKYFQDILQNDVDGRAIGMQYFRSRGFRDDIIRKFQLGFALPQRTALYDEAVKKGYNPKYLVSTGLCFKVDKDEENNRSGQDKYLDRFSGRAIFPWLSVSGKVVAFGGRVLDTRTKGVSQKYVNSPDSEIYHKERELYGLYQAKKAIAKEDCVYMVEGYTDVISMHQCGIENVVANSGTALSIHQIRLLHRFTSNIVLLYDGDDAGVHAALRGTDMLLEEEMNVKVLFLPDGNDPDSFARNHTAADFRKYIEDHQVDFIQFKTDLMLRGVTDPVKRSQAINSIVESISKIKNQITRASYITDCAHRLGVNEAIIVNALNNFVRNGMSEQVKAERRAAGLRDPKATSPQQGMQQALQGTTPLDKLLEVETLLVQVVIHHGDKTIVVQDVDGNNVELPVAQYISLDLAGDDFKFHNELYNQILQEAVEHVEEEGFVAENYFANHPNPEISRIAGLPTGDQEVSTVSLQLKMSQEKLRQLVLKDLLSFRTHYIAQRIIEVQQEFARNPTNRELLEEFMKLKKMNTLLASQTNSVFN, from the coding sequence ATGATAGACAAACCGACCATAGCCCGTATTATGGACTCCACCAAGATAGAAGAGGTGGTGTCTGAGTTTGTCACGCTCAAGAAGCGAGGCATCAACTATGTCGGACTCTGTCCTTTCCATAACGATTCCCATCCTTCTTTCTCCGTGTCTCCAACCCGAGGCATCTGCCATTGCTTTACTTGCGGCAAGGGCGGAAATGCCGTCAACTTCCTGATGGAGCTGGAGCAGATGACCTATCCCGATGCCCTTCGCTGGCTTGCCAAGAAGTATAACATCGAGATTCAGGAGCGGGAGATGACCAGCGAGGAGAAGCAGCGCGAGAGTGAACGGGAATCCATGTTCATCGTCAACGACTGGGCTGCGAAGTATTTCCAGGACATTCTTCAGAATGATGTGGACGGACGTGCCATCGGTATGCAGTATTTTCGCAGTCGTGGATTCCGCGATGACATCATCCGGAAGTTCCAGTTGGGATTTGCGCTTCCTCAGCGCACAGCCCTTTATGATGAGGCTGTGAAGAAGGGATACAATCCGAAGTACCTGGTGAGCACAGGTCTTTGCTTCAAGGTGGATAAGGACGAGGAGAACAACAGGAGCGGGCAGGATAAGTATCTGGATAGATTCTCGGGGCGTGCCATTTTCCCGTGGCTCAGTGTGAGTGGCAAAGTGGTGGCTTTCGGTGGACGAGTGCTCGATACCCGTACCAAGGGCGTGAGCCAGAAATACGTCAACTCGCCGGATAGCGAGATTTACCATAAGGAAAGAGAACTCTATGGTCTTTATCAGGCAAAGAAGGCGATAGCCAAGGAAGACTGCGTATACATGGTGGAGGGATACACCGATGTGATTTCCATGCACCAGTGCGGCATCGAGAATGTGGTGGCAAACTCGGGTACTGCCCTGAGCATCCACCAGATTCGATTGCTCCATCGATTCACCAGCAACATCGTGCTCCTTTATGATGGCGATGATGCCGGTGTGCACGCTGCATTGAGAGGAACCGATATGCTGCTGGAGGAGGAGATGAACGTAAAGGTGCTCTTCCTGCCGGATGGCAACGATCCGGATAGCTTTGCCCGCAACCATACGGCGGCGGACTTCAGAAAATATATTGAGGATCATCAGGTAGACTTCATTCAGTTTAAGACCGATTTGATGCTGCGTGGGGTCACCGACCCCGTGAAGCGAAGTCAGGCTATCAACAGCATCGTGGAGAGCATCTCGAAAATCAAGAATCAGATTACCAGAGCCTCTTACATCACCGACTGTGCTCATCGGCTCGGCGTGAACGAAGCCATCATCGTAAATGCCCTCAATAACTTTGTGCGCAATGGCATGAGCGAGCAGGTGAAGGCTGAGCGCAGGGCGGCTGGTCTTCGTGACCCTAAAGCCACATCGCCTCAGCAGGGCATGCAGCAGGCGCTTCAGGGAACCACACCGCTGGATAAGCTCCTGGAAGTGGAAACCCTGCTGGTTCAGGTGGTCATTCATCATGGTGACAAGACTATCGTAGTGCAGGATGTGGATGGCAATAATGTGGAGTTGCCGGTGGCGCAATACATCAGTCTTGATCTGGCTGGCGATGATTTCAAGTTTCATAATGAACTCTACAATCAGATATTGCAGGAAGCTGTGGAGCATGTGGAGGAAGAAGGATTTGTGGCAGAAAACTATTTCGCCAATCATCCGAACCCGGAAATCAGTCGCATAGCCGGTTTGCCTACCGGCGACCAGGAGGTTTCTACGGTTAGTCTTCAGCTCAAGATGAGTCAGGAGAAACTGCGCCAGCTGGTGCTCAAGGATCTGCTCAGTTTCCGCACCCATTACATTGCCCAGCGAATCATCGAGGTGCAGCAGGAGTTTGCCAGGAATCCTACCAACAGGGAACTGCTTGAGGAGTTCATGAAACTCAAGAAGATGAATACCCTCCTGGCAAGTCAGACCAACTCAGTGTTTAATTAG
- the cls gene encoding cardiolipin synthase yields MIYFHWIYLLLYIAIMIPAIITVLMDNRQPAKTMAWILVLSFMPFVGIIFYIFFGQNTRKERLISDRSMDQLTKRSMLEFAEQENLHLPASNKPLVNLFTNQNWAFPFKDNKVDIFTSGYDFILTLLYNIGQAKHHIHLDTYIMEDDALGNLVADALIDKAEQGVEVRLIYDDVGCWKVKDAFFERMRDAGIDVHAFMPVRFPAFTSKVNYRNHRKLCVIDGKVGFIGGMNIALRYVKGTGKRPWRDTHLRIEGGGVYAIQRAFLIDWYFVDRTLVSSRKYYPPVDIHINNNCLVQIVTSSPIMPWPDIMQGYVRILLQAQKYVYMETPYFLPTEPVLFAMRTAALAGVDIRLMVPRHADARMVEWASRSYLMEAIEAGVKVYLYMGGFNHSKLLVSDDNLCTVGSTNVDFRSFENNFEANAFFYDEEMAQRIKTIYLKDEAKSILVDDVAYFVKRPFMKRLFESIVRLLSPLL; encoded by the coding sequence ATGATATATTTTCATTGGATTTATCTGTTGCTTTATATAGCGATTATGATACCTGCTATCATCACCGTCTTGATGGACAATCGGCAGCCGGCTAAGACGATGGCATGGATTCTTGTGCTCTCGTTCATGCCTTTCGTAGGAATCATCTTCTACATTTTCTTTGGACAGAACACCCGAAAGGAACGGCTCATCAGCGACCGAAGCATGGACCAACTCACCAAGCGTTCCATGCTGGAGTTTGCCGAGCAGGAGAATCTCCATCTGCCTGCCAGCAACAAGCCGCTGGTGAATCTCTTCACCAACCAGAACTGGGCTTTTCCCTTCAAGGACAACAAGGTGGATATCTTTACCAGCGGCTACGATTTCATCCTCACCTTATTATATAATATAGGTCAGGCAAAGCATCATATTCATCTCGATACGTATATCATGGAAGATGATGCCTTGGGAAATCTTGTAGCCGATGCCCTGATAGACAAGGCGGAGCAGGGAGTGGAAGTGCGACTCATCTATGATGATGTGGGTTGCTGGAAGGTGAAGGATGCTTTCTTCGAGCGGATGCGTGATGCGGGCATTGATGTTCATGCCTTTATGCCGGTTAGATTCCCGGCATTTACCAGTAAGGTGAACTATCGCAACCACCGCAAACTGTGCGTGATAGATGGAAAGGTGGGCTTCATCGGTGGCATGAATATCGCCTTGAGATACGTGAAGGGTACGGGGAAGCGACCTTGGCGGGATACCCATCTCAGGATAGAAGGCGGTGGGGTCTATGCCATTCAGCGGGCTTTTCTGATAGATTGGTATTTTGTAGATAGAACATTGGTAAGCAGTCGTAAGTACTATCCGCCGGTGGATATCCATATCAACAATAATTGTCTGGTGCAGATAGTGACGAGCAGTCCGATTATGCCTTGGCCTGATATCATGCAGGGCTATGTTCGCATCCTGCTCCAGGCGCAGAAGTATGTGTATATGGAGACGCCTTATTTCCTGCCTACGGAGCCTGTGCTCTTTGCGATGCGCACGGCTGCACTTGCCGGAGTGGATATTCGCCTGATGGTGCCCCGGCATGCGGATGCCAGGATGGTGGAGTGGGCTTCCCGCTCTTATCTGATGGAGGCGATAGAGGCCGGCGTGAAGGTTTATCTTTATATGGGTGGCTTCAACCACAGCAAGTTGCTGGTGAGTGATGACAATCTCTGCACGGTGGGCAGCACGAATGTGGATTTCCGTAGTTTCGAGAATAATTTCGAGGCGAATGCCTTCTTCTATGATGAGGAGATGGCACAGCGCATCAAGACGATTTATCTCAAGGATGAGGCCAAGAGTATCCTGGTGGATGATGTGGCGTATTTCGTGAAGCGCCCATTCATGAAGCGCCTGTTCGAGAGTATCGTAAGATTGCTTTCGCCGCTGCTGTGA
- a CDS encoding RsmD family RNA methyltransferase, producing the protein MRIITGQYKGRHFDIPRSFKARPTTDFAKENIFNVLQNYIDFEDITALDLFAGTGSISLELVSRGCQRVISVEADRDHANFIRECFKKLGEDKDLLIRGDVFRFLRTCKQKFDFIFADPPYALEKLPEIPDLVLNGDLLNEDGIFVFEHGKNYDFSEHPRFLEHRSYGSVNFSIFR; encoded by the coding sequence ATGAGAATCATAACAGGACAATATAAGGGTCGCCATTTCGACATTCCCCGTTCGTTTAAGGCTCGACCAACCACCGATTTCGCAAAGGAGAACATCTTTAATGTTTTGCAGAATTACATAGACTTCGAGGATATTACAGCCCTCGACCTCTTTGCCGGCACAGGCAGCATCTCCCTGGAACTGGTTTCCCGTGGCTGCCAGCGTGTCATCAGTGTAGAAGCTGACCGCGACCATGCCAACTTCATCAGAGAGTGCTTCAAGAAACTGGGCGAAGACAAGGATCTTCTGATTCGTGGCGATGTGTTCCGTTTTCTGAGAACCTGCAAGCAGAAGTTTGATTTCATCTTTGCCGATCCACCTTACGCTCTGGAGAAACTCCCTGAAATTCCAGACCTCGTATTGAATGGTGACCTTCTGAACGAAGATGGCATCTTCGTTTTCGAACATGGCAAGAATTATGATTTCTCCGAGCATCCAAGATTCCTGGAACATAGAAGTTACGGAAGCGTGAACTTCTCGATATTCAGATAA
- a CDS encoding DUF3822 family protein — protein MQITGNRTQQARLTIRVSKNTLSFSVVDREAEHQLIYEPYTVKSGVSIAANLRQAFSESDLLQRGYTKVRVYIDSPILLVPIEEFHEEDLPVLYQHAFTGHNGDVILHKVQPNLNVVAVFPINKDLKMVVEDNFKDVRFTPIMQPIWNYLHQRSFTGIHRKLYAYFHDKKVDIFCYEKNRFKFFNSFKADHAKDALYFILYVWKQVGMDQVQDELHVAGDVPDKDWFLYNAKIYIKKTFLLNPSAEFNRAPITEIKGMPFDLVTLYLSK, from the coding sequence ATGCAGATAACTGGTAATAGAACACAACAAGCACGGCTCACCATCAGAGTGAGCAAGAATACACTCAGCTTTTCGGTTGTTGACCGGGAGGCCGAGCATCAGTTGATATACGAGCCTTACACCGTGAAGAGCGGCGTATCGATAGCTGCCAACTTGCGCCAGGCATTCAGCGAGAGCGATCTGCTGCAACGTGGCTACACCAAGGTGCGCGTGTATATTGACTCCCCTATTCTGCTGGTACCCATCGAGGAGTTTCATGAGGAAGACCTCCCCGTGCTCTATCAGCATGCCTTCACCGGGCATAATGGTGATGTGATTCTGCACAAGGTACAGCCCAACCTGAATGTGGTGGCGGTGTTCCCTATCAACAAGGACTTGAAGATGGTGGTGGAGGATAATTTCAAGGATGTGCGCTTCACCCCTATCATGCAACCTATTTGGAACTATCTGCACCAACGCAGTTTCACCGGCATCCATCGCAAGCTCTACGCCTACTTCCATGATAAGAAAGTAGATATCTTCTGCTACGAGAAGAACCGCTTCAAGTTCTTCAATTCATTCAAGGCAGACCACGCCAAGGATGCCCTCTACTTCATCCTCTACGTATGGAAGCAGGTGGGCATGGACCAGGTGCAGGACGAGCTGCATGTGGCAGGCGATGTGCCAGACAAGGACTGGTTCCTCTATAATGCAAAGATATATATCAAGAAGACCTTTCTCTTGAATCCGAGTGCCGAGTTCAATCGTGCCCCAATCACGGAAATCAAAGGAATGCCGTTCGACTTGGTAACACTCTATTTAAGCAAGTAA
- a CDS encoding ATP-dependent DNA helicase, with translation MVVDELKYKILQQFGFPPTQEQANALDVFARFLTDRNPQVVMILRGSAGTGKTSLSGAIVRTLQAIRQKVMLLAPTGRAAKVFSLNSGTPAYTIHRRIYREKSFSGVDGQFNLNDNLFTDTLFMVDEASMVANMGLGGMNFGSGCLLDDLVHFVYQGRNDRLMLIGDKAQLPPVGEEESPALNAAMLQGYGLTVYECDLNEVLRQSEQSGILYNATMIRQMITHDDITQLPKIRFAGFSDIKPMPGAELIEALADSYHHVGLDDTIVVTRSNKRANIFNQGIRNMVLDREEELSQGDILMIVKNNYYWMEEERKKLSEERRVKSEEFNCLANHKVQSSKLKAPSNDIPAFLANGDRAKVLKVRRRIDLYGFRFATLLLQFPDYGNYELEATVLLDTLTSEAPALTHEQQEQLFHQIEEDYQDVPLKADRMKAIRQDQFYNALQVKFAYAVTCHKAQGGQWAHVYVDQGYMTDDMLTPDYIHWLYTAFTRATEMLYLVNWPETQIETS, from the coding sequence ATGGTAGTTGATGAGTTAAAATATAAGATATTGCAGCAATTTGGCTTTCCGCCAACCCAGGAGCAGGCGAATGCACTAGATGTGTTTGCACGCTTCCTTACCGATAGGAACCCGCAGGTGGTGATGATTCTCCGGGGTAGTGCGGGTACGGGTAAAACTTCGCTTTCGGGTGCCATCGTCCGCACCTTGCAGGCCATCCGGCAGAAGGTGATGCTCCTGGCTCCAACGGGCAGGGCGGCTAAGGTGTTTTCGCTGAACAGTGGAACGCCGGCTTATACCATCCATCGACGCATCTATCGCGAAAAGTCGTTTTCCGGGGTAGATGGTCAGTTCAATCTCAACGACAATCTCTTCACCGATACGCTCTTTATGGTGGATGAGGCTTCGATGGTTGCCAATATGGGATTGGGTGGCATGAACTTCGGCAGCGGATGCCTGTTGGATGACCTGGTACATTTTGTGTATCAGGGCAGAAACGACCGCCTGATGCTTATCGGCGATAAGGCGCAGTTGCCTCCTGTTGGCGAAGAGGAATCGCCGGCCCTCAATGCTGCCATGCTGCAGGGATATGGATTGACGGTTTATGAGTGCGATCTGAATGAGGTGCTTCGCCAGAGCGAGCAGTCGGGCATTCTTTATAATGCCACGATGATTCGTCAGATGATAACCCATGATGACATCACCCAACTCCCGAAGATTCGCTTTGCGGGCTTTTCGGATATCAAGCCGATGCCTGGAGCCGAACTGATAGAGGCGCTTGCCGACAGTTATCATCACGTAGGTTTGGATGATACCATCGTGGTGACCCGCAGCAACAAGCGTGCAAACATCTTCAACCAGGGTATCCGAAATATGGTGCTTGATAGGGAAGAGGAACTCTCGCAGGGCGACATACTTATGATTGTGAAGAACAATTATTATTGGATGGAGGAAGAGAGGAAGAAGTTAAGTGAAGAACGAAGAGTGAAGAGTGAAGAATTCAATTGCTTAGCTAATCATAAAGTTCAAAGTTCAAAGCTCAAAGCTCCAAGTAACGATATTCCTGCTTTTCTGGCGAATGGTGACAGGGCGAAGGTGCTGAAGGTGCGCCGCCGCATCGACCTCTATGGCTTCCGCTTTGCCACCCTTCTGCTTCAGTTTCCTGATTACGGCAACTATGAGCTGGAGGCTACCGTGCTGCTGGATACCCTGACGAGCGAGGCACCTGCCTTGACCCACGAGCAGCAGGAACAGCTATTCCATCAGATAGAAGAGGATTATCAGGATGTTCCGCTTAAGGCAGACCGAATGAAAGCAATCAGGCAGGACCAGTTCTACAACGCCTTGCAGGTGAAGTTTGCCTATGCCGTCACCTGTCATAAGGCGCAGGGTGGACAGTGGGCACATGTTTATGTGGACCAGGGCTATATGACGGATGACATGCTTACGCCCGATTACATCCACTGGCTCTATACTGCTTTCACCCGTGCCACGGAGATGCTTTATCTTGTGAACTGGCCGGAAACGCAAATCGAAACAAGTTGA